Below is a genomic region from Tepidiforma bonchosmolovskayae.
CGAGTACACCGTCTCGGAGGTCGCGCGCGAACCGCAGTACCTCGACCGCGAGGTCTTCCACCGGGTGCTGCTCCGGCACGAGTCAGGGGCGTACGTGCTTCCCGCCCCGCGCGACTACCGGAGCTGGCTCAACTGCACCCCCGAGGAGATCCAGCGGCTCATCCGCTTCGCCGCCACCGTGTTCGATGTGGTGATCTGCGACACGCCGGGCACCTACAACGACGTGGTCGGCGCAGCGGTGGAGGTCAGCGACCGGGTGGTGGCGGTCACCAGCTCCGACCCAGCCAGCCTGAAGAACGCGGCGCTGCTGGTCGAGCACTCCCGGATGAAGGGCCGCCCGGACGATGCGCTCATCGTCACGCTCGTCCACGGTCACGGCGAGGCGGCGCCCGCCCGCGGCGAGGTGGAGTTCGTCATTGGCCACCCGGTGAACTTCGAGGTGCCGTTCGACCCGGCGGTGCGGAAGGCGACGCAGGCGGGCGTCCCGGTGGTCCGCTACCGGCCCGGCGCGCCCGCCGCGCGCGTGTTCGAGGCGCTCGCGGCAGCGGTCGCCGGCTATCCGCCCCCGGCGGGTGAACGTGAGGTGCGGGCCCGCTTCTTCGGCGTCTTCGGCCGGAAGGCACGGCAGGCCGGAGCGCAGCCCGGCCGCGAACGGGCGGCCGTGTAGCCGGCATCCTCCGCCGCGCCGGCGGGCGGCGCGGCTGTTCGAGACAGGTTCCCTCTCCAGGCGCGAAGCCCCCGGGACCGGATGCCGGGGGTTTCGTGCGCCGCGCGCGGGGGCTACCAGGCGGGAGGGACGATCGTTTCGACGTGGCCGCCCCGGTGGTAGATGCGGGGCAGCCGGCCCGAGAGCCCGGCGAGCAGGTCCCAGGCGATGGTGCCGGCCAGGCGGGCGGCTTCGGTGGCGGTGATCCGGTCGGCGCCGTCGGCGCCGAGGAGCGTCACGATGGTGCCCTCGTCAGCGCCGGGCACGTCGGTCACGTCGGCGAGGAACTGGTCCATGCAGACGCGGCCGATCATCGGGCACCGGCGCCCGGCGACGAGCACCTCGCCGGCGTTCGTGAGCGAGCGGCGCCAGCCGTCGGCGTAGCCGATGGGCACGAGGCCTGCGCGGGTCGGCCGGCTCGCGCGCCAGGTCAGCCCGTAGCTCACGCCCTCGCCGGGGGCCACCCGGGACACCCGGGCGAGCCGCGCGCGGAGGGCGAGCACCTGCCGGAGCTCCGGGCCGGGCGTGTTCGCGGGGAGTTCGCCGTGGAGGGCAAGCCCGATGCGGACGCCGGAGTAGCGGAAGCCCGGCCGGCGGAGCGCCGTGGCCGAGTTCGCGGTGTGGAGATACGGAATCCACGGGAGGGCCCGGGCCGCGGCTTCGAACCGGCGGTGCTGCTCCTCGCTGAAGGAGTCGTCGGCCTCGTCGGCGTTCGCCATGTGGGTCATCAGCCCCTCGACGACGATGCCGGGCAGCGTGCGGCAGTACTCCGCGAGCGCAATCGCCTCCTCGAGTTCGTTGCCGAAGCGGTGGAGGCCGGTATCGACCTTGATGTGCACGGCCGCCGTGGCCCCGGCTTCGACCGCTGCCGCCGAGAGGGCGTCGGCGAGCGCGCGGGAGTGGCAGGTGAGGGTGAGCCGGGCGCGCACGGCCTGCGTCGCGTCGGCGGGAAAGGCGTGGCCGAGGACGACGATCGGGCGGGTGACTCCGGCCTGCCGGAGGAGGTAGCCCTCGTGTGGCCACACGACCGCGAACCGGTCGACGCCGGCGGCTTCGAGGGCCGGGGCGACGGCCGCGGCGCCCGCACCGTAGGCGTTCGCCTTGACCACGGCAATCAGCTCGACCGGGCCGAGGAGCGCCTTGAGGGTGCGGACGTTCGCTTCGAGGGCGTCGAGGTCGATTTCGAGCCACGCGTTGAGTGCGGTGGTGACCTCGGCGAGGGCGTTGCGGGTGGTTGGCGGGTGGGCCACGAGCCTGACCGGTCCTTTCGCCTGGCCGCGGGGAGGCCTTTGACCGGCCTCCCGCGTGGAGCCTAGCATCGGCGACGTGAGGGCCGGACGCAATCGCGCGGCCTGGGGCGGGTTCGTCCTCCTCTGTACCGCAGTCGTTCTCGCTGCCGGGCTCATCGAGGTGGGCCGGGAGAGCGCTCCGCCGCCCGCCGCCGAGCGCACGTCCACGCCGGCACCGCCGCCCGCGCCTTCGCAGACTGCGACGGCCTCGCCGGGGCCCGGGGGGCCGGGGGCCGGCCGTAATGGCCCGGAGGAGCTGTTATGCGAGGGCCGGTTCGCCGAGGCGCGGGCCGCGTTTGAGGCCGCAGCACAGGACCCCGCGGCCGCTGCCGAGGCGTGGTTCGGCGCCGGCCGCGCCGCGGAGGAGCTGGGCGACCGCGAGGGCGCCATCGCGGCCTACCGGCGGGCCCTGGGCGCAGCGTCCGCCGGCTCCGAAACAGCCGACCGCGCCGCCTACCGCCTGCTCCGCGCGCTGAACAACGCCGCCAGATTCGGCGACGCGCTCGATGTCGAACTCGCGGCGGGCGGCGGCACGGTGGCGGCCTACGCCCGCTACGAGCGGGGGCGGGCCCTGGCCGGGGCCGGCCGCGGCGCCGAGGCGGCGGCGCTCTGGGAACCGATCGCAGCTGATACCGGGCTGGCGGCGGCCGTGCGGGCGCAGGCGCTCGAGGGGCTGGCCGGCCTCGCGCGGGATGCGGGCGACCTCGCGGCGCTCGCCCGCTGGCTCGACGCGCGGATAGCGCTCGACGGCAGCCCGGCGGCGCGGTTCGAACGGGCCGAAGTGGCGCGCCGGCTCGGCGACCCGGCGGGCTTCGAGCGTGAGCTGCGGGCGCTCCTGGCGGCGTCGCCCCTCTCCCGCGAAGCCACGCTCGCGCTCGGGGCGCTGGAGGCGGCCGGGTACGCGGTCGACCCCGGGCAGGCCGGCTTCATCCTCTACCGGCGGGGCGCCTATGCCGAGGCCGCACGGGTGCTGACGGCCGGCCTCGAGGAGCCGGGCATCGACGCGGCAGCGCGGGCCTACCGCGCGTACTACCTCGCCGCCGCGCTCGAAGAGCTGGGGCGGGTCGACGAGGCGGTCGCCTGGTACGACGCCGCAGCGGCAACGGGCGCCGATTCGCCGTTCGTCCACCGGGCGAAGTACTGGGCGGCGCGGGTTCTGGAAAGCGCCGGGCGGCGCGGCCAATCCGCGGTGCGCTACCTCGACCTAGCGGTGAACGGCCCGCCCGGCGAGTTCACGGCGGAGGCAGCGTTCCGCGCCGGGTATGATCGGTATGTCGAACGAGACATCACCGGGGCCCTCGCGGCCTGGGAGCAAACGGCGGCCGCGGCGAGTCCGCGGCTCGAGTACTGGCGCGGGCGGGCGCTCGAGGCCGCCGGGCGGAAAGGGGAGGCTGCGGACGCCTACCGGCGGGCGGTCGCGCTCGACCGGTTCGACTTCTTCGCCATCGAGGCGGCGGCGCGGCTGGGGGAGCCGGTGCTCGCGCTCGAGGTGCGCTACCGGGCGCGGGACCTTTCGCGGGGCGTCGACTGGGAAGCGATTGCGGACTGGCTCCGCGGGCGGATCGGGGGCGACTGGCCGGGGTCGGCGCCGACGCCGGCCTGCGCGCTCGCCCGAGCAGGGCTCGGGGACGAAGCGGAGGCCGAGCTGGAGCGTGCGGCTGCCGGCGCTCGGCCGTGGCGGCTGCTGGAGCTCGCCCGGGAAGCGCGCAGCTGCGGGCTGGGTCACCTTGCCATCGGCTACGCGGTCCGGGTGCGGCAGGCGGCCGGGGCCGCCCCGTATGACGTCCCGGCCGACCTCCTGCGCGTGTCCTACCCGGTGTTCTACGGTTCCGCGGTTGACCGGGCCGCCGCCGCCGCGAACATCGACCCACTCTTCCTCGCTGCCCTCGTCCGGGCGGAGAGCCTCTGGGACCCGGGGGCCGGGTCGGCCGCGGGTGCGCTCGGGCTGACGCAGGTCATCCCCTCGACCGGCGAGGGGATTGCGCGGGCGCTCGGGGTCGCGGGGTTCGAAACGGCCGACCTGTTCCGGCCGGCGGTGGCGCTGGAGTTCGGAGCATATTATCTCGGTGTGCAGCTGGGGCGGTTCGGCGACCCCCTGCTGGCACTGGCGGCCTACAACGCGGGGCCGGGGAATGCGCTGCGGTGGGCTGCGGGCGGCGATGCCGGTGCAGCGGAGCTGGCGGAGCGGATCGACTTCCGGGAGACCCAAGCGTATGTGCGGGTGATCGTTGAGGTGTACGCGTACTACGTTGCGGCCTGGGGCCCGTGATTCGACGATAACCGGCGGGGCGCGGTAACGTGGAGGTTCCCGCGGGCGGGAACGGGAAGCAGGAGGTGAGCCATGGCGACGAAGCGCACGTACCAGCCGCACCGGATTCCGCGGAAGCGTGAGCACGGCTTCCTGAAGCGGATGTCGACCCGGGCCGGGCGGCTCGTGCTGAAGGCCCGGCGGCTGAAGGGCCGGAAGCGCCTGACGGTCGTGTAGGGCCGGCGAGCGATGGACCGTTCGCGCCGCCTGCGGAAGGGTCCAGAGTTCGATACAGCGTATCAAAAGGGGACTGCCGTGCGCGGTCCCCTTTTGGTTGTGCGGGTGTCGCCGAACGGTCTGGGGCGGGACCGCTGGGGGTTTGCGGTGGGTCGGCGGCTGGCCCCGCTGGCGCACGACCGGAACCGGGTCCGGCGGCGGCTCCGGGAAGCGGCCCGCCAGGCCGGCGGGGAGCAGGGACGCGATATCATCGTGGTCGCGCGGGAGGGTGCGCTGACCGCGCCGGTTGCGGAGCTGGCAGCGGAGCTTCGGCGCCTCTTGCGGCGGACGTCGAAGGGTGGTGCCCCCGGGGAGCGCCGGTTGGCTGGGGATGCGGAGGCGGCCGGTCAGGAGCAGAAGCAGGAGGGCGACAGGTGATTGGCCGGGTGCTGGCGAAGCCGCTGATCTGGCTGGTGGTCGCGTACCAGGCGACGTTTTCGAAGGTCATGCCGCCGGTCTGCCGGTTCGAGCCGTCGTGCTCACGATACGCGAAGGAGGCGCTGGAGCGGCACGGGGCGTTTCGGGGCGGGTGGCTGGCGCTTCGGCGGCTGAGCCGGTGCCGTCCGTTTGGCGGGAGCGGGTACGACCCGGTGCCGTAAGGGCGGAGCCGGGTTCCCGAGCCGTGCTGGCAATGGCGTGTGGGCGCGGGGAAGGCGCGGAACCGGGGCCGGTGTCGGCACGGGCATCGGACGGAAAGGTGGCACCTTCTCCCCGGTGCGGAGGGCGGGTAGCGAAGGAAAAGGCGGCCTGGTGCGTCGGTTGTCATGTTTCACGTGGAACGGATAAGTCGCAGCTGAGCGCTGGCGCAGCGAGGAATGGGGCGGCGACGAACCTGTGCGTCCGTTTCACGTGGAACCTGCCGCGTTCGGCGAGCAGCGGCAGCTGAGCGGGAGCCCTCGTCCGGCGAGGTCGGGATTCCCGCGGCTGTTCGGCGCGGCGTTTCACGTGAAACGCCAGCGCAGCGGTCGTTCCATGGCTTGCGCTCGGCCATCCTGGCTCGGCGCTGATGCAGCGCGCCGGGAAAGTCCCGCGGGGCGCGGCCCGGCGTTTCACGTGCCACACTGCCGCTTCGCGGTGCTGGCAGCCCAGCCCCGGGGCACGGTTTCACGTGGAACGCCCGCGACGCCGGGTTCGGGGACGGGGCGTCCGCCAGGCGTGTTTCACGTGGAACGCCGCCGGACGGCCAGGCCGCCCCCAGTGGGAGCCCCGGCCCTCGGGATGCCTCGCGCCGGTGTTTCACGGGGAACCCCGCACCCGCGCATCATGCGAACAAATGTTCGTCGTTCCACGTGGAACACCCCCGCCCCCGACGGCCCGTAAGCAAAGGGCCTGCTACCATCCTCGCGTGACTCGCCTCCGCCTCGCCGGCGCCGCCCTCCTCGCCGCCGCCGCCCTCCTCGCTTCCGCCTGCGTCTCCGTCACCAACCCCGAAGGCTGGGCCCCGCCCGTCCTCGACGGCACAGCCCTCTACCTCACCACCGACCATGGCCACATCTCCCGCACCGCCCTCGCCGCCGACGGCCGCTCCGCAACCGCCGCCTGGACGTTCCCCGATAAGGACATCAAGGCCGACGACAAACTCCGCCCCAACGCCGCCTACGGCCCACCCATCCTCGCCGACGGCCGCGTCTACTACGCCACCTACGAGGCCGGCGTCTTCGCCCTCAACGCCGAAACCGGCCGCCCCGAATGGCCCGAAGAAGGGAAGACCAACGCCTCCGCCATCAAGGGGAACATCGCCGGCGGCCTCGCCTACGCCAACGGCATCCTCTTCTTCGGCACCACCGAAGGCCGGCTCTACGGCTGGTACGCCGCCAACGGCGCCCCCGCCCAGGGCTGGGAGACTCCCCTCCAGTTCGACTCCGGCATCTGGGCCACGCCCGTCGCCATCGGCGGCACCCTCTACGTCGCCACAATGAACGGCGAACTCCACGCCATCCGCATCAGCGACCGCTCCCCCGCCTGGCCCCAGCCCCTCAAAATCTCCGGCGCCATCCCCGACCTCGTCGCCCTCGACGATGCCCGCCTCTTCGTTCCCAGCATCAACCGCCACGTCTACATCGTCGAGGCCGCCACCGGCCGGGTCCTCACCGACTTCCGCGCCAAAGACTGGGTCTGGACCGCCCCCGCCCTCGACGGCAACCGGCTCTTTTTCGGCGATTTTGGCGGGCACATCTACGGACTCGACATAAGCACGTCTCCGGCCACCGAGCTCTGGTCCCCGGCCTCCACCGAAGGCCACCGCGTGAAAGCCGCCCCCGTCATCGTGGATGATGTGCTGGTGGTTGCCGACCGCGGCCCCGTCGTCACCTTCATCGATGCCCGCTCCGGCGAGGTCCTCA
It encodes:
- a CDS encoding AAA family ATPase, whose amino-acid sequence is MTPHLVTLLVDSDELAREMLRRRLEQAGLEVTLERPGGLAAQQTIAESHPDVIIVAVEPPMQRALQVIDFARALLPGAMLVAYAREWSPHLERRLMQAGVNDFLHGQVSRERLIEVAARARAMAIRRAKLATEEFAPLGRIVTVVGQKGGIGKTTTSTNLAAAIAASGQRSVLLIDLDTRFGDVAVMLDVKPEYTVSEVAREPQYLDREVFHRVLLRHESGAYVLPAPRDYRSWLNCTPEEIQRLIRFAATVFDVVICDTPGTYNDVVGAAVEVSDRVVAVTSSDPASLKNAALLVEHSRMKGRPDDALIVTLVHGHGEAAPARGEVEFVIGHPVNFEVPFDPAVRKATQAGVPVVRYRPGAPAARVFEALAAAVAGYPPPAGEREVRARFFGVFGRKARQAGAQPGRERAAV
- the alr gene encoding alanine racemase, coding for MAHPPTTRNALAEVTTALNAWLEIDLDALEANVRTLKALLGPVELIAVVKANAYGAGAAAVAPALEAAGVDRFAVVWPHEGYLLRQAGVTRPIVVLGHAFPADATQAVRARLTLTCHSRALADALSAAAVEAGATAAVHIKVDTGLHRFGNELEEAIALAEYCRTLPGIVVEGLMTHMANADEADDSFSEEQHRRFEAAARALPWIPYLHTANSATALRRPGFRYSGVRIGLALHGELPANTPGPELRQVLALRARLARVSRVAPGEGVSYGLTWRASRPTRAGLVPIGYADGWRRSLTNAGEVLVAGRRCPMIGRVCMDQFLADVTDVPGADEGTIVTLLGADGADRITATEAARLAGTIAWDLLAGLSGRLPRIYHRGGHVETIVPPAW
- a CDS encoding transglycosylase SLT domain-containing protein codes for the protein MRAGRNRAAWGGFVLLCTAVVLAAGLIEVGRESAPPPAAERTSTPAPPPAPSQTATASPGPGGPGAGRNGPEELLCEGRFAEARAAFEAAAQDPAAAAEAWFGAGRAAEELGDREGAIAAYRRALGAASAGSETADRAAYRLLRALNNAARFGDALDVELAAGGGTVAAYARYERGRALAGAGRGAEAAALWEPIAADTGLAAAVRAQALEGLAGLARDAGDLAALARWLDARIALDGSPAARFERAEVARRLGDPAGFERELRALLAASPLSREATLALGALEAAGYAVDPGQAGFILYRRGAYAEAARVLTAGLEEPGIDAAARAYRAYYLAAALEELGRVDEAVAWYDAAAATGADSPFVHRAKYWAARVLESAGRRGQSAVRYLDLAVNGPPGEFTAEAAFRAGYDRYVERDITGALAAWEQTAAAASPRLEYWRGRALEAAGRKGEAADAYRRAVALDRFDFFAIEAAARLGEPVLALEVRYRARDLSRGVDWEAIADWLRGRIGGDWPGSAPTPACALARAGLGDEAEAELERAAAGARPWRLLELAREARSCGLGHLAIGYAVRVRQAAGAAPYDVPADLLRVSYPVFYGSAVDRAAAAANIDPLFLAALVRAESLWDPGAGSAAGALGLTQVIPSTGEGIARALGVAGFETADLFRPAVALEFGAYYLGVQLGRFGDPLLALAAYNAGPGNALRWAAGGDAGAAELAERIDFRETQAYVRVIVEVYAYYVAAWGP
- the rpmH gene encoding 50S ribosomal protein L34, with translation MATKRTYQPHRIPRKREHGFLKRMSTRAGRLVLKARRLKGRKRLTVV
- the rnpA gene encoding ribonuclease P protein component, whose amino-acid sequence is MDRSRRLRKGPEFDTAYQKGTAVRGPLLVVRVSPNGLGRDRWGFAVGRRLAPLAHDRNRVRRRLREAARQAGGEQGRDIIVVAREGALTAPVAELAAELRRLLRRTSKGGAPGERRLAGDAEAAGQEQKQEGDR
- the yidD gene encoding membrane protein insertion efficiency factor YidD; this translates as MGRVLAKPLIWLVVAYQATFSKVMPPVCRFEPSCSRYAKEALERHGAFRGGWLALRRLSRCRPFGGSGYDPVP
- a CDS encoding outer membrane protein assembly factor BamB family protein, encoding MTRLRLAGAALLAAAALLASACVSVTNPEGWAPPVLDGTALYLTTDHGHISRTALAADGRSATAAWTFPDKDIKADDKLRPNAAYGPPILADGRVYYATYEAGVFALNAETGRPEWPEEGKTNASAIKGNIAGGLAYANGILFFGTTEGRLYGWYAANGAPAQGWETPLQFDSGIWATPVAIGGTLYVATMNGELHAIRISDRSPAWPQPLKISGAIPDLVALDDARLFVPSINRHVYIVEAATGRVLTDFRAKDWVWTAPALDGNRLFFGDFGGHIYGLDISTSPATELWSPASTEGHRVKAAPVIVDDVLVVADRGPVVTFIDARSGEVLNRVPIDGAGTVRANLLAANGGAYILTTKARLFFANPANRSVVEVPVSGVKR